In Candidatus Binatia bacterium, the genomic window CGGGAAGAAGTGGCAGCGCTGAGTCCTCCTGGCACCGCGACGGGCGAGAGGCTCGTCGATCAGGTGCTCGCACCCGGAACGATGAACGCGCTCACCCGTGTTCGACTGCGGGTGTCGCATGCGAGTGGGGAGCGCCCGGGGCATACCCGCGTACGCAATCGCAGTGACGCGACCGGCAGCGAGTTGGACCGCCACGTCCCGTACTCGCCCGGCGACGATCTCCGGCGGATCGACTGGGCGACCTACGCCCGCCTCGGGGAGCTTCTCACGCGGAAGTTCGTGGCGGAGCGAGAAGTCCCTGTCTGGATCCTGATCGATACGAGTCCGTCGATGGGACCGGCCGGCGCCTCGACCAAGATCGACATGGCCGCCGCCGTCGCGGGCATGCTCTCGGTGGTCTCCCTCTCCGGGGGCGATCGACTCTACGTCGGAGCCCTTCCCGGACGTGCGGGTCGTCGCCAGGGGGGCCTCGAAACCCTCGGACCGCTTCGCGGGGGCCACGGCCTGAACCAGATTCGGGGGTTCCTCGAGACACTCGAGCCGTCCGACAGCGAAATCGACTTTGCCCCGGCCCTCGAGCAGGCGTTGCGCCACATCCACCACGGATTGGTCGTGCTGATCTCGGACTTTCTCGTTCCACCCGATCACATCACGCCCGCGCTCGACGTGATCCGCTCGCAGAAGTGTGAAGGCAAGATCGTCCAGGTCCTGTCTCGAGAGGATCTCGATCCGTCCTGGCTCCGCGGCCAGGACAAGATCATCGATCGCGAAACCGGCGAGGAGTACACGATCGAGCCCTCGGTCCAGACCTGGAAACGATACGAGGATGCCCTCGGGACACACCTCGAGGATCTGAAGCGCGCGGCTCTCGAGCGTGGAATGTCCACCGTCGTCACGCTGAGCGACACCGGGTTGGAGCGCTTCCTGCGTGAAGAGCTCCCCCGCCTCGGACTCCAGTTGGTGCGCTAGTGCATCGCCGTCGACTTAGGGTGAACTAGGCATGGGCTTCGAGAACCCCGCATGGCTGCTCGGTGTCGGCCTGATCGCACCGCTCGTCTGGTTGTACCTGCGGGTGCGGCCGAAGCCGCCGGCCATGGTGTCGAGTCTGCGGATCTGGCGACACGTGCCGTCGCCTGCGGCGCCACCGCGACGGCGGCCGAAGCTGCCTCCGGTGTTCTTTCTCCAGGCGCTCCTCATCGTCGTGAGTTCAGTCGCGCTCGCGAGTCCCTATCGGAAGGAGCCGCGACCGCCCGGTCCGCCGCGCGACGCGGTCCTCGTCGCGGACGTGTCCGCGAGCATGCAGAGCCGGCACGAGGGCTCCACCCGCTTCGAAGCTGCGATCGACAGCGCGCAGGCGCGGGCGGTCGAGCTTTCGGGCGAGGGCAGACGCATCACCGTCGTCCGCGCGGGCCCGCAGCCCGAGGCGCTGGGGTCCGGCCTCGACGGCGCCGCGGCGCGCGCGAAGCTCGAGGAGCTCGAACCCCTCGACACCTCGGCCAATCTGACAGCGGCCATCGAACTCGCAGCAACACTCGCCGGGCCCGACGGGTCGATCGACGTCTTCTCAGACACGGCCGCGAGCGGGATCGTGATGAGCCGCGACGCCCGCGCCATCGCGGACATCCACACCTTCGGTGCGAGCGGCGAAAACGTCGCGGTGACCGACGTCCGCGTTCAGACTAACCCGTTCGACGAAGAGAGCGCGGCGCGGCTCCTGGTCACCGTCCGGAACTATTCGACCGCAGCGCGAGAGGTCGGACTCGAAATTCTTCCCTTGGGAGACATCGAGAAGCCGGTCGCGGACGAGACCGACGCAACCGACGCCGAAAAAGCCGCCGGATCCGACGAAGCGGAGGCGCCCGCGGACGGCGGGGAAGCCGCCGAAACCGAGATCGGGCCTCAGCTCGTTCACACTCTCACCCTCGAGCCGCGCGGCCAGGAGATCGTGAGCGTCGACGGGGTCCGCTGGGCCGGCGCTTTCGAGGCTCGTCTTTCGGCCGACGACGATCTCGCACTCGACGACGTCGTGTTCGGCTACATCCCGCGCGGCCGATCGGTCGACATCCTCCTGGTCAGTGACGACACCAAGCTCGCGACGCGCCTGGTCTGGCTCGCCGAGCGCGCCGGATCATTCGCGGTCCGTACGACCACACCGCAGAACTACGATCCGCAGGACGTGGGCGAGATCACCGTGTTCGATCGGTTCGTCCCCGAGCTGCCGCCCCCATCGAACGTCGCCTACCTCGCTCCGTCGAGCGGCAACGCCGACGTCACGGTCGTCGAGCAGACCGGCGCGACGAAGGTTGCCGAGCGCCGCGAGCACTCGCTGCTTCGTGGCGTCACGACGACAGAAGGGTTGCTCGGCAAAAAGCCCGTCGGCCTCGCGCCCGGAGCGCTCCGCCCCGTGCTCCTTGGCCGTAGCGACGGCCGCGAGATCGCCCTCATCCAGGCCGGCGAAATCGGCGGACGCCAGATCGTCACGACCGCGTTCCGAATCGACCCCGCTAAACTCACGCGGGCGGACGATCTCCCGAGCCTCATCTTCACGCTGAACCTGCTCTCGTTCCTCTCCCCCGAGTCGATCGAGGCGCCGCTGCTCCGGACCACGGGCGAGCGACTCCGGGCAGGCTCCCGGCTGGCCGCTCCCATCGAGAAGGTCGAGGGTCCCGACGGCTCGCACCGGCTCGGCGCCGGCGCCGACCTGACTCTTGAGCGGGCCGGCGTCTACGAAGCTTCGAGCCGAACCGGAACCCGCCCAATGTACGTCAGCTTCATCGACGCCACGGAATCCGACATCCACAGGGAGCCCGACGCCACCGCAGCCGATGAGCCCACGACCGACTCGCCGACAAAGACGACGGCGGCCGACGGCGATGAGGCGAACTGGACCGAGATTCCCTACCTGCGCGAAGTCCTCCTGGTCGTCGCACTTCTTCTTCTCGCGGAGTGGCTCTTCGTAGCCGCCGTGGCACCGGGGCGAGCCCGCTCCGCCGGAACGAAAGCCTGATGCTCGAGCCCTGGCTACAACTCGGTGACGCGGCGCTGGCGTTTGCCTCTCCGAAGTACCTCCCGTTCGCGCTCGGCGCGATCGTCATCCTCGCCCTGGCCGTCGTGACGCATCTGCGACGCCGCAACGCGTATCGCGACGGGAGCCTGGCGAGCACGGACACCGCCCGACTGTGGATCGCCACGACCCTCCGGACGCTCTCGTACCTCGCCGTTGTCGCGGCGATCTCCGGCGCGACGCTGGTGGAGACCGAGCGAGAGGATCGCCTCGAGGTGGTGGCTCTCGTCGACGGGTCGGAGAGCATCCCCGCCACCGAGAACGCGTGGATCCAGGCTTGGCTCGCTGAACTCGCGGGCGGCATGCGCCAGGACGACGCTCTTTCCATCCTGCGATTCGGCAGTGCCCCCGTGCTGGAAGCCGGTCCCGGAGCGCCCTCGCGCGAGCCCCAGGCCGCGGTGGACGTCGAGCGGGGCGGGACCAACCTGATGGCCGCGATCGAGTCCGGCGCCAACTTCGCGACGCGCAGTGGCGGAAATGGTGTGGTCGTTCTGCTGACCGATGGAAACGAGACCGCCGGCGACGCCTCGGCGGCCGCCGAAAGCGCGCGGCGCCACGGAGTCCGCGTCCATCCGATCGTCCCACCCCGCTCGCAGGCTCCGCTCGGCATCGAGCACATCGGGGCTCCGAAGATGGTCCGCTCCGGCCAGGAGATCGACATGGCCGTGGCGATCACGAACCGGTCGCAGAACACGCACGAGGCCGACCTCGTCGTGCGCCACTTCGACAAGGAGCTCGGTCGGGTACCGCTGCGTGTCGGCCCGGGACGCTCCGTCGTCGACGCCGTGGTTCGCGCCGGGCCGCCGGGACACTACGGCATCTCGATAGACCTCGAAGGCGCGGGCAACGTGACGTCGCTGCAAGGTACGCGAACAGCCTCGCTGACGGTCCTTGGCCCCCCGCGGATCCTCCTCGTCTCCCCGTCGTCGGCGCTGACGCCGTTGCTGGAGAACGCGGGCTTCCTCGTAGAGCGACGGCCCGATCTACGGGACGTGGACGCGGCCGACCTCGCCCCGTTCCACGCCGTGGTCCTCGGCGACGTCGCAAGCGTGGACCTTCCGCAGGCGGGCCAGGTGGCGCTTGAACGCTACGTGCGCGATCTCGGAGGCGGGCTCATCCTGGCTGCCGCGAGCGGGCTCGTCGCGGACGAGAACCTTAAGGACACCCCGCTCGCGCGGCTCCTTCCAGTGAAGATCGAGAAGCAGGAGCCCCGCAAGCGGGTGCGCCAGCCTTTCGCCCTGTTCCTCATCATCGATCGCTCGTCGAGCATGACCTACGGGCTGCAGCTGAGCGAGCTCCAACCGACCCGAATCACCTACGCGCGCGACGCGGCGCTGACGCTGATCGATCAGCTCGAGGACCGCGACTGGGTCGGCGCCGCGGCGTTCGACACCGAGACCTCGCTGCTATCGGCCGTCGAGCCCCTCTCGAAGAATCGCGAGCAGCTCACCGACATGATCGCCCGGCTCGTGCCGAGCGGGGGCACCGATTTCAAGGAGGCTCTCGAGATCGCGACCCGCCAGCTCCTCGCGCAGAGCCTCCGCACAAAGCACATCATCCTGCTCACGGACGGCGCG contains:
- a CDS encoding DUF58 domain-containing protein, coding for MAALSPPGTATGERLVDQVLAPGTMNALTRVRLRVSHASGERPGHTRVRNRSDATGSELDRHVPYSPGDDLRRIDWATYARLGELLTRKFVAEREVPVWILIDTSPSMGPAGASTKIDMAAAVAGMLSVVSLSGGDRLYVGALPGRAGRRQGGLETLGPLRGGHGLNQIRGFLETLEPSDSEIDFAPALEQALRHIHHGLVVLISDFLVPPDHITPALDVIRSQKCEGKIVQVLSREDLDPSWLRGQDKIIDRETGEEYTIEPSVQTWKRYEDALGTHLEDLKRAALERGMSTVVTLSDTGLERFLREELPRLGLQLVR
- a CDS encoding BatA and WFA domain-containing protein is translated as MGFENPAWLLGVGLIAPLVWLYLRVRPKPPAMVSSLRIWRHVPSPAAPPRRRPKLPPVFFLQALLIVVSSVALASPYRKEPRPPGPPRDAVLVADVSASMQSRHEGSTRFEAAIDSAQARAVELSGEGRRITVVRAGPQPEALGSGLDGAAARAKLEELEPLDTSANLTAAIELAATLAGPDGSIDVFSDTAASGIVMSRDARAIADIHTFGASGENVAVTDVRVQTNPFDEESAARLLVTVRNYSTAAREVGLEILPLGDIEKPVADETDATDAEKAAGSDEAEAPADGGEAAETEIGPQLVHTLTLEPRGQEIVSVDGVRWAGAFEARLSADDDLALDDVVFGYIPRGRSVDILLVSDDTKLATRLVWLAERAGSFAVRTTTPQNYDPQDVGEITVFDRFVPELPPPSNVAYLAPSSGNADVTVVEQTGATKVAERREHSLLRGVTTTEGLLGKKPVGLAPGALRPVLLGRSDGREIALIQAGEIGGRQIVTTAFRIDPAKLTRADDLPSLIFTLNLLSFLSPESIEAPLLRTTGERLRAGSRLAAPIEKVEGPDGSHRLGAGADLTLERAGVYEASSRTGTRPMYVSFIDATESDIHREPDATAADEPTTDSPTKTTAADGDEANWTEIPYLREVLLVVALLLLAEWLFVAAVAPGRARSAGTKA
- a CDS encoding VWA domain-containing protein, translating into MLEPWLQLGDAALAFASPKYLPFALGAIVILALAVVTHLRRRNAYRDGSLASTDTARLWIATTLRTLSYLAVVAAISGATLVETEREDRLEVVALVDGSESIPATENAWIQAWLAELAGGMRQDDALSILRFGSAPVLEAGPGAPSREPQAAVDVERGGTNLMAAIESGANFATRSGGNGVVVLLTDGNETAGDASAAAESARRHGVRVHPIVPPRSQAPLGIEHIGAPKMVRSGQEIDMAVAITNRSQNTHEADLVVRHFDKELGRVPLRVGPGRSVVDAVVRAGPPGHYGISIDLEGAGNVTSLQGTRTASLTVLGPPRILLVSPSSALTPLLENAGFLVERRPDLRDVDAADLAPFHAVVLGDVASVDLPQAGQVALERYVRDLGGGLILAAASGLVADENLKDTPLARLLPVKIEKQEPRKRVRQPFALFLIIDRSSSMTYGLQLSELQPTRITYARDAALTLIDQLEDRDWVGAAAFDTETSLLSAVEPLSKNREQLTDMIARLVPSGGTDFKEALEIATRQLLAQSLRTKHIILLTDGASIRPKAEHDALIEGLAKSDVTVTSIRIGDDKDSYDLIRNIAEATGGHFYHVKDSTSLPDLMISDTRRRAGREDDGPKDVAFRPRIRTGDAEALGGLVTKDMPLLRTFAKVPLKDGAQEWIGADHGEKPAPILAGWQNGLGRVAVFTANPTREWQSWGGVRRFWSQLIRWAARPESAEELRLAVQNQRGRTVLEIDTFDREEGTSLLVRLFGRDGGTHELRPTPLRPRHYEVELPAVETIEPRVEIAIERNGEVVFTRDEWLPQASAAAQARREDPEAEANMALLKQIAEVTGGSVNAPIDKILKRAPADRQITFPLAYWLALGAFGLALIDIGVRHTRFE